The nucleotide window AATTATACGGCAGAAGCGCCGCCCGTGGCAAAAGCGTGGAATTTGAGGCGATTTCATGGGCGCCAGCAACGGCGCAGCGCGCCTTTCAGCGCCCAATCAGGGGCCGGGTGCCGTTCGCCGCGCACTCCGGGCGTTACCAGCCCTGGCCGTAAGTGCGGTAATCGCGATGGCGGGGCTCTCGGAACGCCGCGCGCGGATTGACGATGCAGTCGGCCAGACGCCCCGAAGCCGCCGCACGGCACTGACGGTATGAAGCATAGCTGCAATCGCCAGGATAGCCGTAGCCCGGGGAGGTCAGACAATACCCGTAAGTGCGCGCTTCCGCCGCCGGCGTCACCGCGAACAGGGCGGCCGCAACGACCGCAACCGACGACAATGCGAGCGCAGCAGCCCGCGAACGCGCGGCAGTCTTGACCTTGGACAACATGGAAGCTCCTCCTTGGATGCGCGGTGACAACCCGTCGCCGGATTTGTCGTTCCTGCCACGCCAGCGGTTCGCCCCCTTCGCGGCACGACAGGCCCTTTTTGCTCCCTGTTCGGGGGATCACGATTTGATACCCTGCCGACGCGGAAGTTATCGCCTCGGCGGCGCGCAACAGGAACGGCCCGAACAGCCGTTCGTTGGGACCTTATCGGTGCGATCGCACCATTTACCCAAGGAGGTCCTATGAAATCCCGACTTACCCGACTGACCGGTGTTGCCACTGCTGCGCTGCTCGCAACCACGATGGCCGCGGCTGCCCAGAGCCAGACCGACTCGCGCGGCAACGCGATGGGGTCCCAGAATGTCGACAAGGGCGCACCGCGCGCCGGGACCATGGCGCCCGGCACCACCACCGGCATGGGCGGCGACCGCATGAACGCCCCCAACACCCCGGCCGCTCCGCCCGCAGCCCAGGGCGAGGTCGGAACGCGCGGCAACACCAATTACAATGGTGCGCCGGCCGGAAGCGTCGGCCGCTAAGGCACGACGGCCTGGTTTGCAAAGCCCTGGCGATTGGAGGCTCCGGTGTGACCGGGGCCTCTTTTCATTTTAGACAGCGGCCGAGCTGATGTTGATGGCGCGGAGGATGCTAGGCGACAATGGAGAGCCGCGTGGTCCGGGGACATCCGGCCGATCGTCCGCCGCGTCGGGTCCGCCATCGCAATCCGGCGGCCGGCTATGTCAGTTGCCGCCAGCGTCGCCACGCCGGCCGGCAGGATCATGACTGCGGCCATCCGGCGCGTCTTGAACGATCCCGACCGGGCATGCGGCCACCGGCTCGGCGCGACCGCGAGCCTGCGCCTTGCGGCGCTTCAGATTGGCGCGCAGCGCGTCGGCCAGCCGCTGCTCACGACTGGCTCCCCTAGGTCGCGAATCCTGCATATCGGCCATGGTGAATACCACTGAACTCCAGCTTCTATTCTTCGACATAATGGTTTCGGCATATTGCCGCGAGTGAGACAGCTATGACAATCGATGCTTCGGGGATCGCGCCGGCGGCGCAGCGGACGCTGGCCGTCTGGCATGACGTATTCGTCAGCCGGAACTCCGACCGGATGCGACCGCTGCTCGCTGAGGACGTCGTGCTGCACTCGCCCGTTGTCCGATCGCCGATTGGCGGGCGCACCGCCTGTCTGCTGGTTCTGTGCACCGTCTCCAGCATCTTTCAAGGATTCCGTTACCATCGCACCTATGTCGGCGGTCATCAGGAGATCGCGCTGGAGTTCAGCGCGGCGATCGACGGCTGGGATCTCAAGGGTATCGACCTGATGCGGTTCAACGACGACGGCGAAATCGCCGAATTCGAGGTCCTGATCCGCCCGCTGCGGGCGCTGTCGGCGCTCGGCGAGGAAATCGGCCGCCGCATCGGCCCGCAACTCATGCAAATCAAACGTTCCACACCGATCCACTGAGCTCTCCTGCAGGGCGCGAACGCCCGAACGGGAGCGCCCAAAGGGGCGATGCGCCCCATTCGCCATGGCGGGGACCGGTTTTTCCTCATCATCCGGCGTGATCCGCTTGCGCCGGATGATGCCCTGTGGCAAGGAACGGCCGCGCCGCGCGGGAGCCCCACTGGCTGATTCCCCGCCCGGTCGATGCTGCCGTAGCTCAGTGGTAGAGCACTCCCTTGGTAAGGGAGAGGTCGACAGTTCAATCCTGTCCGGCAGCACCAGCGATTTTCACAACTCTTCCCCAATTCGACCGAATCTTGCGCTCGGCGCGTGTCTCTGAAGCCGCTCGTCCTTGATCCCCAGGTGGGGACGCCGGGAGCAGACGCGCCAAGGAACGCGACAGCGAGGCATAGCTTGCGACGACGTGTCGTCTGCGCGCCTCAGTAGGACTTCGCCAGCCCGAGCACTTTCTCGGCGATGAAGCTGAGCGCGAGTTGCGGGCTGACCGGGGCGATGCGCGGGATCATCACCTCGCGCAAGTAGCGCTCGACGTGATACTCCTTGGCGTAGCCGAAGCCGCCATGGGTCATCACCGCCTGCTCGCAGGCGGTGAAGCCGGCCTCGCCGGCGAGATACTTCGCCGCATTGGCGGCGGCGCCGCAGGCCATGCCCTGATCGTATTGCCAGGCCGCCGACATCACCATCAGCCAGGCGGCTTCCAGCTCGACCCAGTTCTTGGCGAGCGGATGCTGGATTCCCTGGTTCTGGCCGATCGGGCGGTTGAACACGATGCGGGTCTTAGCGTAGTCGGCGGCGCGCGACAGCGCCAGCTTGCCGAGCCCGACCGCTTCGGCGGCGATCAGGATGCGCTCCGGGTTCATGCCTTCGAGGATGTAGTGGAAGCCCTTGCCTTCCTCGCCGATCCGGTCCTCGACCGGGATCTCGAAATCCTCGAAGAACAGTTCGTTGGAGTCGACGATCTTGCGACCCATCTTCTCGATCTCGTGGACCTTGATCCTGGTGCGATCGAAATCCGCATAGAACAGGCTGAGGCCGTGGGTCGGTGACTTCACCTCTTCGAGCGGCGTGGTGCGCGCCAGCAGCAGGATCTTGTTCGCGACTTGCGCGGTCGAGATCCACACCTTCTGACCGTTGACGACGTAGCGGTCGCCTTTCCGCACGGCGCGGGTCTTGAGCTGCGTGGTATTGAGGCCGGTGTTCGGCTCGGTGACTGCGAAGCAGGCCTTGTCGCGGCCCTCGACCATTGGCGGCAGCATCCGCCGGCGCTGCTCCTCGGTGCCGAACACGACGACCGGATTGAGGCCGAACACGTTGATATGCACCGCCGAAGCACCCGACATGCCGGCACCGGATTCCGAGATCGTGCGCATCATGATCGCCGCCTCGGTGATGCCGAGGCCGGAACCGCCATAGGCCTCCGGCACGCAGATGCCGAGCCAGCCGGCATCTGCCAGCGCTTTGTGGAAGTCGTGCGGGAAGCCGCCCTCGCGATCCTTCCTCAGCCAATAGGCGTCGTCGAAGCCGGCGCAGACCCTGACGATGGCGTCGCGGATGGCTTCCTGCTGATCGGTGAGAGCGAAGTCCATGGTGAGGCGATATCCTTGGGTGCCGGCGGAGCCATTCAGCGAATGCGCGACGACAGATTCCGTCGCACGGAACGGCGTTGCCTGGAGCGGCGCGCCTTCCGCGGGGCGCCATCATTGTTGTTTGTGCGGCAAAACGTTCCTATAGGTCGAATCCACTGTCAACAATCGCATCCGCAATGCGATGCGCCGGAATCGCGGAGCACGCCCGATGCGTTCGATGTTGTTCGTTCCGGGCGACAGCCCGCGCAAATTCGACAAGGCCGTACAGGGCGCAGCCGATGCGCTGATCCTCGATCTCGAAGACTCCGTCGTGCCGGAAAAGAAGGACGAAGCCCGCACGCTGACGCGCACGATGTTGCAGGCCCCGCGCACCGGGCAGCAACTCTACGTTCGCGTCAACGCGCTCGACAGCGGCCGCACTCTCGACGATCTCGCGGCGGTGATGCCGGCGGCGCCGGACGGCATCGTGCTGCCGAAGTCACGCGGTGGCGAGGATGTGCGCAGATTGGCGCTGTGGCTCGATGCGTTCGAAGCCGTGGCCGGGCTTGCGGCGGGCACAACCCGCATCGTGGTGGTGGCAACCGAAACCGCCGGCGCGATCTTCGGTCTCGGCAGCTACCAGGATTGCTCGCCGCGGCTCGAGGGGCTGATGTGGGGCGCGGAAGATCTCGCCGCCTCGCTCGGCGCCAGCCAGAACCGCAGCGGCGGCGAATTGCACTCGCCCTACCGATTGGCGCGCGATCTGTGCCTGATGGGCGCTGCAGCGGCGGGCGTCACCGCGATCGACGCGGTGTACACCGACATCGACGACCTCGCCGGGCTGGAGCAGGAGACACGCGCCGCGCGGCGCGACGGTTTCGGCGCCAAGGCGCTGATCCACCCCAAGCAGGTCGAGATCGTCAACGCCGCGTTTGCGCCGACCGCAGAGGAGCGCGCGTGGGCCGAAAAAGTTGTCGCCGCGTTCGCGGCCAATCGCGATGCCGGCACGCTGCGGCTCGACGGCCGCATGATCGACCGACCGCATCTGCGCGCGGCCGAGAACATCCTCGGCCGGCTGCCTCACTGATGCCCGCGACGACGCTCAGCGATCGAACACCGTGTTGCGCTGGGCGTTCACCAGGATGAACGTCGTCCGCTTCGGGATTTCCTTCAGGTTCTCGGCGCCGATGTAAGTCATCGCCGAGCGCAGGCCGCCGGCGATCTTCTCCACCGTGGCGCGCACCTCGCCGCGATACGGCACCTCGACGGTCTTGCCTTCCGCCGCGCGATAATCGGCGACGCCGCCGTGATATTTGTTCATCGCGGTCTCCGACGACATGCCGTAGAACACCATGCTGGTGGGCACCTGCCGGCCATCCTGTTCGACGCATCTCAGTTCGCCGCCGCACTCGTCGTGCCCGGCCAGCATGCCGCCGAGCATCACGAAGTCGGCGCCACCGCCATACGCCTTGGCGAGATCGCCGGGGACGACACAGCCGCCGTCCGAGCAGACGTGGCCTTTCAGCCCGTGGGCGGCATCGGCGCATTCGATCACGGCGGAGAGCTGCGGATAGCCGACGCCGGTGAGATCGCGCGTGGTACACACCGAGCCGGAGCCAATGCCGACGCGGACGATGTCGGCGCCGGCGATCACCAGCGCCTCGGTCATCTCGGCGGTGACTACCGTGCCGGCCATGATGATCGCGTCCGGATTCTCCTCGCGCAGCTTGGCCACCGCGCGCACGAACGCCTCGGTGTAGCCGTTGGCAACGTCGATGTTCAGCATCGGCACCTTCACTTTGGCCTTCACGGCGGCGAGCCGCTCCCAATCGGCCGCGCCGGTGCCGACAGTGACGAACACGTTGGCGTCCTCGTCGCTCGACAGATACTCGGCCAACCGATCCGGATCATGGAACTTGTGCAGGGCGACCAGCGCGCCGAACGGCTTGAAGGCGCGCGCCATCTCCAACGTGCCGATGGTATCCATGTTGGAGGCGATCAGCGGAAACCCGGTCCAGGCGCGGCTGGAATGGCGAAAACGCAAGCTGCGGGTGATGTTGGCCTCGAACCGCGACGACAG belongs to Rhodopseudomonas palustris and includes:
- a CDS encoding DUF3551 domain-containing protein, which produces MLSKVKTAARSRAAALALSSVAVVAAALFAVTPAAEARTYGYCLTSPGYGYPGDCSYASYRQCRAAASGRLADCIVNPRAAFREPRHRDYRTYGQGW
- a CDS encoding nuclear transport factor 2 family protein; the protein is MTIDASGIAPAAQRTLAVWHDVFVSRNSDRMRPLLAEDVVLHSPVVRSPIGGRTACLLVLCTVSSIFQGFRYHRTYVGGHQEIALEFSAAIDGWDLKGIDLMRFNDDGEIAEFEVLIRPLRALSALGEEIGRRIGPQLMQIKRSTPIH
- a CDS encoding acyl-CoA dehydrogenase family protein, producing the protein MDFALTDQQEAIRDAIVRVCAGFDDAYWLRKDREGGFPHDFHKALADAGWLGICVPEAYGGSGLGITEAAIMMRTISESGAGMSGASAVHINVFGLNPVVVFGTEEQRRRMLPPMVEGRDKACFAVTEPNTGLNTTQLKTRAVRKGDRYVVNGQKVWISTAQVANKILLLARTTPLEEVKSPTHGLSLFYADFDRTRIKVHEIEKMGRKIVDSNELFFEDFEIPVEDRIGEEGKGFHYILEGMNPERILIAAEAVGLGKLALSRAADYAKTRIVFNRPIGQNQGIQHPLAKNWVELEAAWLMVMSAAWQYDQGMACGAAANAAKYLAGEAGFTACEQAVMTHGGFGYAKEYHVERYLREVMIPRIAPVSPQLALSFIAEKVLGLAKSY
- a CDS encoding HpcH/HpaI aldolase/citrate lyase family protein is translated as MRSMLFVPGDSPRKFDKAVQGAADALILDLEDSVVPEKKDEARTLTRTMLQAPRTGQQLYVRVNALDSGRTLDDLAAVMPAAPDGIVLPKSRGGEDVRRLALWLDAFEAVAGLAAGTTRIVVVATETAGAIFGLGSYQDCSPRLEGLMWGAEDLAASLGASQNRSGGELHSPYRLARDLCLMGAAAAGVTAIDAVYTDIDDLAGLEQETRAARRDGFGAKALIHPKQVEIVNAAFAPTAEERAWAEKVVAAFAANRDAGTLRLDGRMIDRPHLRAAENILGRLPH
- a CDS encoding GMP reductase, producing MHIDLNPKLDFRDVLIRPKRSVLSSRFEANITRSLRFRHSSRAWTGFPLIASNMDTIGTLEMARAFKPFGALVALHKFHDPDRLAEYLSSDEDANVFVTVGTGAADWERLAAVKAKVKVPMLNIDVANGYTEAFVRAVAKLREENPDAIIMAGTVVTAEMTEALVIAGADIVRVGIGSGSVCTTRDLTGVGYPQLSAVIECADAAHGLKGHVCSDGGCVVPGDLAKAYGGGADFVMLGGMLAGHDECGGELRCVEQDGRQVPTSMVFYGMSSETAMNKYHGGVADYRAAEGKTVEVPYRGEVRATVEKIAGGLRSAMTYIGAENLKEIPKRTTFILVNAQRNTVFDR